The Maylandia zebra isolate NMK-2024a linkage group LG7, Mzebra_GT3a, whole genome shotgun sequence genome contains a region encoding:
- the pou5f3 gene encoding POU domain, class 5, transcription factor 1 isoform X4, whose protein sequence is MSESPEGHSRPYDFSRASACAQLLGQEGFGSSASFQVPHGVLPDPSRIYNKSCYSGIASTSAQAFFPFPSVSTDYRPSELQAGDFGQPKHWYPFADYTGQLPGVSAAIQPINLTTPEAETAEQIKLPEIKMEKVAREDYSSEMKIQQYLTPQASNDMAHGLFYARTGTWNPSFWSFSSPGSGSQTPSTSSTSSPSLSPSPPSNGLPGNGYFSVNTPQVVPEAQQQRPATSRRNAASSNQGCKEEETVSTEELEQFARELKHKRITLGFTQSDVGLSLGSLYGKMFSQTTICRFEALQLSFKNMCKLKPLLQKWLDEAENSENPQDMYKIERVFVDTRKRKRRTSLEGAVRAALESYFIKCPKPNTQAIKHISDDLGLERDVVRVWFCNRRQKGKRLALPLDEELEGQLYEQSPSPIPSQAYPGPSFTGGPPPTLYMPQLPRPDVMKQALNPGVVGHPTR, encoded by the exons ATGTCTGAAAGTCCCGAGGGCCACAGCCGGCCTTATGACTTCAGCCGCGCCAGCGCTTGCGCGCAGCTTTTGGGTCAGGAGGGTTTTGGTAGTAGTGCCTCCTTCCAGGTACCCCATGGTGTCTTGCCAGACCCGAGCCGCATTTACAACAAAAGCTGTTACAGTGGTATCGCATCGACATCCGCTCAAGCCTTTTTCCCCTTCCCATCCGTCTCCACCGACTACAGGCCCTCTGAGCTACAGGCTGGAGACTTTGGGCAACCCAAGCATTGGTATCCCTTTGCAGACTACACAGGCCAATTACCTGGCGTATCTGCAGCAATCCAGCCTATAAACCTTACCACCCCTGAAGCCGAGACGGCGGAGCAAATCAAACTACCTGAAATAAAGATGGAGAAGGTCGCCCGCGAGGACTACTCATCCGAGATGAAAATTCAGCAGTACCTGACTCCACAAGCCTCCAACGATATGGCCCACGGATTATTCTACGCTAGGACTGGGACCTGGAACCCGTCCTTTTGGTCCTTCTCGTCACCTGGCAGCGGTAGTCAAACTCCCTCCACGTCTTCGACATCTTCCCCATCGCTGTCCCCCTCACCCCCGAGCAACGGACTTCCGGGGAACGGGTATTTCAGCGTGAACACACCTCAGGTTGTCCCTGAGGCCCAGCAGCAGAGGCCGGCCACCTCCCGACGAAATGCCGCGTCCTCCAATCAAGGATGCAAGGAAGAG GAAACTGTTTCCACTGAAGAGCTGGAGCAGTTTGCCAGGGAGCTCAAACACAAGCGCATTACTCTGGGTTTTACCCAGTCAGATGTTGGCCTTTCACTGGGAAGCCTTTATG GAAAAATGTTCAGCCAAACTACCATTTGTCGTTTTGAGGCTCTGCAACTGAGCTTTAAGAACATGTGCAAGCTGAAGCCCCTTCTGCAGAAATGGCTGGATGAGGCGGAGAACTCTGAAAATCCTCAGGAT ATGTACAAGATTGAGCGAGTTTTTGTTGACACCAGAAAAAGAAAGCGGAGGACCAGTCTGGAGGGGGCAGTGCGTGCTGCTCTAGAGTCCTACTTCATCAAGTGTCCCAAACCGAACACTCAAGCAATCAAGCACATTTCGGATGATCTGGGCCTGGAGAGAGAT GTGGTACGTGTTTGGTTTTGCAACCGGAGACAGAAGGGGAAGCGCTTGGCTCTGCCGCTGGATGAGGAATTGGAAGGCCAGCTGTATGAGCAGAGTCCTTCCCCCATTCCCAGTCAGGCCTACCCAGGGCCCAGTTTCACTGGAGGCCCTCCTCCCACGCTCTACATGCCTCAACTTCCCAGGCCTGATGTCATGAAACAAGCCCTGAATCCTGGAGTGGTTGGGCACCCAACTAGATAA
- the pou5f3 gene encoding POU domain, class 5, transcription factor 1 isoform X3, whose amino-acid sequence MSESPEGHSRPYDFSRASACAQLLGQEGFGSSASFQVPHGVLPDPSRIYNKSCYSGIASTSAQAFFPFPSVSTDYRPSELQAGDFGQPKHWYPFADYTGQLPGVSAAIQPINLTTPEAETAEQIKLPEIKMEKVAREDYSSEMKIQQYLTPQASNDMAHGLFYARTGTWNPSFWSFSSPGSGSQTPSTSSTSSPSLSPSPPSNGLPGNGYFSVNTPQVVPEAQQQRPATSRRNAASSNQGCKEEETVSTEELEQFARELKHKRITLGFTQSDVGLSLGSLYAGKMFSQTTICRFEALQLSFKNMCKLKPLLQKWLDEAENSENPQDMYKIERVFVDTRKRKRRTSLEGAVRAALESYFIKCPKPNTQAIKHISDDLGLERDVVRVWFCNRRQKGKRLALPLDEELEGQLYEQSPSPIPSQAYPGPSFTGGPPPTLYMPQLPRPDVMKQALNPGVVGHPTR is encoded by the exons ATGTCTGAAAGTCCCGAGGGCCACAGCCGGCCTTATGACTTCAGCCGCGCCAGCGCTTGCGCGCAGCTTTTGGGTCAGGAGGGTTTTGGTAGTAGTGCCTCCTTCCAGGTACCCCATGGTGTCTTGCCAGACCCGAGCCGCATTTACAACAAAAGCTGTTACAGTGGTATCGCATCGACATCCGCTCAAGCCTTTTTCCCCTTCCCATCCGTCTCCACCGACTACAGGCCCTCTGAGCTACAGGCTGGAGACTTTGGGCAACCCAAGCATTGGTATCCCTTTGCAGACTACACAGGCCAATTACCTGGCGTATCTGCAGCAATCCAGCCTATAAACCTTACCACCCCTGAAGCCGAGACGGCGGAGCAAATCAAACTACCTGAAATAAAGATGGAGAAGGTCGCCCGCGAGGACTACTCATCCGAGATGAAAATTCAGCAGTACCTGACTCCACAAGCCTCCAACGATATGGCCCACGGATTATTCTACGCTAGGACTGGGACCTGGAACCCGTCCTTTTGGTCCTTCTCGTCACCTGGCAGCGGTAGTCAAACTCCCTCCACGTCTTCGACATCTTCCCCATCGCTGTCCCCCTCACCCCCGAGCAACGGACTTCCGGGGAACGGGTATTTCAGCGTGAACACACCTCAGGTTGTCCCTGAGGCCCAGCAGCAGAGGCCGGCCACCTCCCGACGAAATGCCGCGTCCTCCAATCAAGGATGCAAGGAAGAG GAAACTGTTTCCACTGAAGAGCTGGAGCAGTTTGCCAGGGAGCTCAAACACAAGCGCATTACTCTGGGTTTTACCCAGTCAGATGTTGGCCTTTCACTGGGAAGCCTTTATG CAGGAAAAATGTTCAGCCAAACTACCATTTGTCGTTTTGAGGCTCTGCAACTGAGCTTTAAGAACATGTGCAAGCTGAAGCCCCTTCTGCAGAAATGGCTGGATGAGGCGGAGAACTCTGAAAATCCTCAGGAT ATGTACAAGATTGAGCGAGTTTTTGTTGACACCAGAAAAAGAAAGCGGAGGACCAGTCTGGAGGGGGCAGTGCGTGCTGCTCTAGAGTCCTACTTCATCAAGTGTCCCAAACCGAACACTCAAGCAATCAAGCACATTTCGGATGATCTGGGCCTGGAGAGAGAT GTGGTACGTGTTTGGTTTTGCAACCGGAGACAGAAGGGGAAGCGCTTGGCTCTGCCGCTGGATGAGGAATTGGAAGGCCAGCTGTATGAGCAGAGTCCTTCCCCCATTCCCAGTCAGGCCTACCCAGGGCCCAGTTTCACTGGAGGCCCTCCTCCCACGCTCTACATGCCTCAACTTCCCAGGCCTGATGTCATGAAACAAGCCCTGAATCCTGGAGTGGTTGGGCACCCAACTAGATAA
- the fut7 gene encoding alpha-(1,3)-fucosyltransferase 7, whose product MGFHTKKIRKLVKRLVILCFLPLCLFSGWLSSSVKPLHHDSRSRNVTILLWYWPFSRSFSLKGDVCWDLYRIPHCILVDERSYFPSADVVVFHNRELQVGLHKLPTNISRPSSQKWAWMSLEAPSHNGNLHKYADIFNMTITYRRDADVSIPYGMLLRREAEEHVNEDNSVNKSSLVCWVISNYKSHHKRSQVYNNLRASVPVVVYGRWTKNRLPSSELLPTISRCYFYLAFENSLAKDYITEKLWRNAYEGGALPIVLGPPLGNYKAVAPPHSFIHVDEFASLNEMGKYLQQLAEDKKRYNEYFTWKKQWKVKRYTDWRERLCNICSKYNSLPKHKVYSDLDAWVNANTSLNI is encoded by the exons ATG GGGTTTCACACCAAAAAAATACGCAAATTGGTGAAGAGGCTAGTCATCCTCTGTTTTTTACCACTGTGTCTCTTCAGTGGGTGGCTGAGTAGCTCTGTAAAACCTTTACATCATGACAGCAGAAGTAGAAATGTGACCATCCTGCTGTGGTATTGGCCCTTCAGCAGATCATTCAGCCTGAAGGGTGACGTTTGCTGGGATCTCTACCGTATCCCTCACTGTATTCTGGTGGACGAGCGCTCCTACTTCCCCTCTGCGGATGTAGTGGTGTTCCACAACAGGGAGCTGCAAGTGGGCCTCCACAAGTTGCCTACTAACATCTCACGGCCATCAAGCCAGAAGTGGGCCTGGATGTCCCTGGAGGCTCCTTCTCACAATGGAAACTTACATAAGTATGCAGATATCTTTAACATGACCATAACTTACAGGAGGGATGCTGACGTCAGCATACCCTATGGCATGCTGCTACGGAGGGAGGCTGAAGAACATGTGAATGAAGACAACTCTGTAAACAAGAGCTCTCTGGTTTGTTGGGTGATCAGCAACTATAAGAGCCACCACAAAAGAAGCCAAGTGTACAACAACCTCAGAGCTTCAGTTCCTGTGGTAGTTTATGGGCGCTGGACTAAAAACCGCCTCCCTTCCTCAGAACTTTTACCTACAATATCTCGCTGCTATTTTTATTTGGCTTTTGAGAACTCACTTGCTAAAGATTATATCACGGAGAAGCTGTGGAGGAATGCTTACGAGGGAGGGGCTTTGCCCATTGTCCTGGGGCCACCTTTAGGCAATTACAAAGCTGTGGCTCCACCTCATTCTTTCATCCATGTTGATGAGTTTGCATCACTGAATGAAATGGGAAAGTATCTACAACAGCTTGCAGAGGATAAGAAACGCTACAATGAGTATTTTACCTGGAAGAAACAGTGGAAAGTGAAACGGTACACAGACTGGAGGGAAAGACTGTGTAATATCTGTTCAAAGTACAACAGTTTACCTAAGCACAAAGTTTACTCAGACCTAGATGCGTGGGTCAATGCTAACACAAGCTTAAACATTTGA
- the pou5f3 gene encoding POU domain, class 5, transcription factor 1 isoform X2 yields MSESPEGHSRPYDFSRASACAQLLGQEGFGSSASFQVPHGVLPDPSRIYNKSCYSGIASTSAQAFFPFPSVSTDYRPSELQAGDFGQPKHWYPFADYTGQLPGVSAAIQPINLTTPEAETAEQIKLPEIKMEKVAREDYSSEMKIQQYLTPQASNDMAHGLFYARTGTWNPSFWSFSSPGSGSQTPSTSSTSSPSLSPSPPSNGLPGNGYFSVNTPQVVPEAQQQRPATSRRNAASSNQGCKEEQETVSTEELEQFARELKHKRITLGFTQSDVGLSLGSLYGKMFSQTTICRFEALQLSFKNMCKLKPLLQKWLDEAENSENPQDMYKIERVFVDTRKRKRRTSLEGAVRAALESYFIKCPKPNTQAIKHISDDLGLERDVVRVWFCNRRQKGKRLALPLDEELEGQLYEQSPSPIPSQAYPGPSFTGGPPPTLYMPQLPRPDVMKQALNPGVVGHPTR; encoded by the exons ATGTCTGAAAGTCCCGAGGGCCACAGCCGGCCTTATGACTTCAGCCGCGCCAGCGCTTGCGCGCAGCTTTTGGGTCAGGAGGGTTTTGGTAGTAGTGCCTCCTTCCAGGTACCCCATGGTGTCTTGCCAGACCCGAGCCGCATTTACAACAAAAGCTGTTACAGTGGTATCGCATCGACATCCGCTCAAGCCTTTTTCCCCTTCCCATCCGTCTCCACCGACTACAGGCCCTCTGAGCTACAGGCTGGAGACTTTGGGCAACCCAAGCATTGGTATCCCTTTGCAGACTACACAGGCCAATTACCTGGCGTATCTGCAGCAATCCAGCCTATAAACCTTACCACCCCTGAAGCCGAGACGGCGGAGCAAATCAAACTACCTGAAATAAAGATGGAGAAGGTCGCCCGCGAGGACTACTCATCCGAGATGAAAATTCAGCAGTACCTGACTCCACAAGCCTCCAACGATATGGCCCACGGATTATTCTACGCTAGGACTGGGACCTGGAACCCGTCCTTTTGGTCCTTCTCGTCACCTGGCAGCGGTAGTCAAACTCCCTCCACGTCTTCGACATCTTCCCCATCGCTGTCCCCCTCACCCCCGAGCAACGGACTTCCGGGGAACGGGTATTTCAGCGTGAACACACCTCAGGTTGTCCCTGAGGCCCAGCAGCAGAGGCCGGCCACCTCCCGACGAAATGCCGCGTCCTCCAATCAAGGATGCAAGGAAGAG CAGGAAACTGTTTCCACTGAAGAGCTGGAGCAGTTTGCCAGGGAGCTCAAACACAAGCGCATTACTCTGGGTTTTACCCAGTCAGATGTTGGCCTTTCACTGGGAAGCCTTTATG GAAAAATGTTCAGCCAAACTACCATTTGTCGTTTTGAGGCTCTGCAACTGAGCTTTAAGAACATGTGCAAGCTGAAGCCCCTTCTGCAGAAATGGCTGGATGAGGCGGAGAACTCTGAAAATCCTCAGGAT ATGTACAAGATTGAGCGAGTTTTTGTTGACACCAGAAAAAGAAAGCGGAGGACCAGTCTGGAGGGGGCAGTGCGTGCTGCTCTAGAGTCCTACTTCATCAAGTGTCCCAAACCGAACACTCAAGCAATCAAGCACATTTCGGATGATCTGGGCCTGGAGAGAGAT GTGGTACGTGTTTGGTTTTGCAACCGGAGACAGAAGGGGAAGCGCTTGGCTCTGCCGCTGGATGAGGAATTGGAAGGCCAGCTGTATGAGCAGAGTCCTTCCCCCATTCCCAGTCAGGCCTACCCAGGGCCCAGTTTCACTGGAGGCCCTCCTCCCACGCTCTACATGCCTCAACTTCCCAGGCCTGATGTCATGAAACAAGCCCTGAATCCTGGAGTGGTTGGGCACCCAACTAGATAA
- the pou5f3 gene encoding POU domain, class 5, transcription factor 1 isoform X1 gives MSESPEGHSRPYDFSRASACAQLLGQEGFGSSASFQVPHGVLPDPSRIYNKSCYSGIASTSAQAFFPFPSVSTDYRPSELQAGDFGQPKHWYPFADYTGQLPGVSAAIQPINLTTPEAETAEQIKLPEIKMEKVAREDYSSEMKIQQYLTPQASNDMAHGLFYARTGTWNPSFWSFSSPGSGSQTPSTSSTSSPSLSPSPPSNGLPGNGYFSVNTPQVVPEAQQQRPATSRRNAASSNQGCKEEQETVSTEELEQFARELKHKRITLGFTQSDVGLSLGSLYAGKMFSQTTICRFEALQLSFKNMCKLKPLLQKWLDEAENSENPQDMYKIERVFVDTRKRKRRTSLEGAVRAALESYFIKCPKPNTQAIKHISDDLGLERDVVRVWFCNRRQKGKRLALPLDEELEGQLYEQSPSPIPSQAYPGPSFTGGPPPTLYMPQLPRPDVMKQALNPGVVGHPTR, from the exons ATGTCTGAAAGTCCCGAGGGCCACAGCCGGCCTTATGACTTCAGCCGCGCCAGCGCTTGCGCGCAGCTTTTGGGTCAGGAGGGTTTTGGTAGTAGTGCCTCCTTCCAGGTACCCCATGGTGTCTTGCCAGACCCGAGCCGCATTTACAACAAAAGCTGTTACAGTGGTATCGCATCGACATCCGCTCAAGCCTTTTTCCCCTTCCCATCCGTCTCCACCGACTACAGGCCCTCTGAGCTACAGGCTGGAGACTTTGGGCAACCCAAGCATTGGTATCCCTTTGCAGACTACACAGGCCAATTACCTGGCGTATCTGCAGCAATCCAGCCTATAAACCTTACCACCCCTGAAGCCGAGACGGCGGAGCAAATCAAACTACCTGAAATAAAGATGGAGAAGGTCGCCCGCGAGGACTACTCATCCGAGATGAAAATTCAGCAGTACCTGACTCCACAAGCCTCCAACGATATGGCCCACGGATTATTCTACGCTAGGACTGGGACCTGGAACCCGTCCTTTTGGTCCTTCTCGTCACCTGGCAGCGGTAGTCAAACTCCCTCCACGTCTTCGACATCTTCCCCATCGCTGTCCCCCTCACCCCCGAGCAACGGACTTCCGGGGAACGGGTATTTCAGCGTGAACACACCTCAGGTTGTCCCTGAGGCCCAGCAGCAGAGGCCGGCCACCTCCCGACGAAATGCCGCGTCCTCCAATCAAGGATGCAAGGAAGAG CAGGAAACTGTTTCCACTGAAGAGCTGGAGCAGTTTGCCAGGGAGCTCAAACACAAGCGCATTACTCTGGGTTTTACCCAGTCAGATGTTGGCCTTTCACTGGGAAGCCTTTATG CAGGAAAAATGTTCAGCCAAACTACCATTTGTCGTTTTGAGGCTCTGCAACTGAGCTTTAAGAACATGTGCAAGCTGAAGCCCCTTCTGCAGAAATGGCTGGATGAGGCGGAGAACTCTGAAAATCCTCAGGAT ATGTACAAGATTGAGCGAGTTTTTGTTGACACCAGAAAAAGAAAGCGGAGGACCAGTCTGGAGGGGGCAGTGCGTGCTGCTCTAGAGTCCTACTTCATCAAGTGTCCCAAACCGAACACTCAAGCAATCAAGCACATTTCGGATGATCTGGGCCTGGAGAGAGAT GTGGTACGTGTTTGGTTTTGCAACCGGAGACAGAAGGGGAAGCGCTTGGCTCTGCCGCTGGATGAGGAATTGGAAGGCCAGCTGTATGAGCAGAGTCCTTCCCCCATTCCCAGTCAGGCCTACCCAGGGCCCAGTTTCACTGGAGGCCCTCCTCCCACGCTCTACATGCCTCAACTTCCCAGGCCTGATGTCATGAAACAAGCCCTGAATCCTGGAGTGGTTGGGCACCCAACTAGATAA
- the npdc1a gene encoding neural proliferation differentiation and control protein 1a, which yields MLLFSSPRCGRRRRASLLLPLLSAVLLCVIPVSARLPDKIKAYDLDEEIDFLHSIIERQEVLEMKQQTTRKQSKHPVAIISGTDRKNSKTDASKHKKKIQGIMLSESLNISTAAPSSNAATPQPWTADVEGRAGPIPVPAPMADTIIIIIISVCVVVGTVAVILATVCYIKFQKESHLAEKVDYPAFGGAGVSASGTSMGDKTLAQSAQMFHYQHQKQQMLSMGNHKPEQKVSETEGTSDEEEVGGDFTVYECPGLAPTGEMEVKNPLFDDSAVPYQGNAK from the exons ATGCTGCTGTTCTCCAGCCCGAGGTGCGGGCGCAGGCGCCGGGCCtcgctgctgctgccgctgctctCCGCGGTCCTCCTCTGTGTCATCCCCGTCAGCGCTAGACTGCCAG ATAAGATTAAAGCCTATGACCTGGATGAAGAAATTGACTTCCTTCACTCCATCATtgagagacaggaagtgttggAGATGAAGCAACAAACAACAAGAAAGCAATCCAAACATCCAG TCGCCATTATTTCCGGAACagatagaaaaaacagcaagaCGGATGCCTccaaacacaaaaagaagaTACAGGGAATAATGTTAAGTGAAAGCCTGAATATCTCcactgcagctccatcttctaATGCAGCAACACCACAACCCTGGACCGCTGATGTGGAGGGCCGCGCTGGGCCTATACCTGTGCCAGCACCCATGGCAGACACCATAATTATTA TtatcatctctgtgtgtgtggtggtgggaaCGGTGGCAGTGATCCTGGCTACTGTCTGCTACATCAA GTTTCAAAAAGAATCACATCTTGCCGAGAAGGTAGACTACCCTGCTTTTGGAGGGGCGGGTGTATCTGCCAGTGGTACTTCG ATGGGAGATAAGACTCTGGCCCAAAGTGCTCAAATGTTTCACTATCAACATCAAAAACAGCAGATGCTCTCAATGGGAAA TCACAAGCCAGAACAGAAAGTCAGTGAAACTGAGGGCACATCAGATGAGGAAGAGGTGGGAGGTGACTTCACAGTATACGAGTGTCCCGGACTTGCACCA ACTGGAGAGATGGAGGTGAAGAACCCTCTGTTTGATGATTCAGCTGTACCTTATCAGGGGAATGCAAAATGA